In a genomic window of Mycolicibacterium neoaurum VKM Ac-1815D:
- a CDS encoding cellulase family glycosylhydrolase: MLSPSFRAARRARIVALVAAVLCATSVQIPISHATAPPRVDVSARALGIAESNLYFMSPDELTTAITAFEVMGVTQIRIFLPWRAMEPSRGTYNWTISDRILDAAADKGIAVVGAVTSTPIWAADNGFWLPNAAPRDPSDYASFMTQVAMRYGAGSSRPRIAAYEIWNEPNANIGWSPEPDVVGYTTLLKAAYSAIKTVEPGALIIGGVLGAGLSFGTWTINPVDYLAQMYANGARGYFDALSFHPYNFSSSFSAGMPYANTPYRQYLSMRQLMDQAGDTDKLIWTTEYGVPTSAVDATTQAAWIIDFADTWSQLPGVGPMFIYSLSDRPNETPWGIYDTNWVAKPAVSAIHDWIAEHSGASVLRQLSGG; this comes from the coding sequence ATGCTGTCTCCATCATTCCGCGCCGCACGGCGAGCACGAATCGTCGCGCTCGTCGCGGCCGTGCTGTGTGCAACCTCGGTTCAGATACCCATCTCACATGCCACGGCACCGCCACGGGTCGACGTCTCGGCACGCGCGCTCGGTATCGCGGAATCGAATCTCTACTTCATGTCTCCAGACGAATTAACTACCGCAATAACGGCTTTCGAAGTCATGGGAGTCACCCAGATCCGGATCTTCCTGCCATGGCGAGCCATGGAGCCGTCACGGGGCACCTACAACTGGACCATATCCGACCGAATACTCGACGCTGCGGCCGACAAGGGAATCGCGGTGGTCGGCGCGGTGACGAGTACCCCGATCTGGGCCGCCGACAACGGATTCTGGCTGCCGAATGCCGCCCCGCGTGATCCCAGCGATTACGCGTCCTTCATGACGCAGGTGGCCATGCGATATGGCGCGGGCAGCAGTAGGCCGCGCATCGCGGCCTACGAGATCTGGAACGAGCCGAACGCGAACATCGGATGGTCACCCGAACCCGATGTCGTCGGTTACACGACTCTGCTCAAAGCGGCGTATTCCGCGATCAAAACCGTCGAGCCCGGCGCACTGATCATCGGCGGTGTCCTCGGTGCGGGGCTCAGCTTCGGGACCTGGACCATCAATCCGGTCGACTACCTCGCCCAGATGTATGCCAATGGCGCACGCGGCTACTTCGACGCGTTGTCCTTCCACCCGTACAACTTCTCCAGCAGCTTCTCCGCCGGAATGCCGTACGCGAACACCCCGTATCGGCAATACCTGTCGATGCGGCAGTTGATGGACCAAGCCGGCGACACCGACAAGCTGATCTGGACCACCGAATACGGTGTGCCGACCTCTGCCGTGGACGCGACGACGCAAGCGGCCTGGATCATCGACTTCGCCGACACCTGGTCCCAACTGCCCGGCGTCGGACCGATGTTCATCTATTCACTGTCCGACCGTCCGAACGAGACGCCGTGGGGAATCTACGACACGAACTGGGTGGCCAAGCCCGCAGTGTCGGCGATCCATGACTGGATCGCCGAGCACTCCGGCGCATCGGTGCTCCGGCAGCTCAGTGGGGGCTGA
- the abc-f gene encoding ribosomal protection-like ABC-F family protein encodes MTATLVVKDVAGGYAHRTLFENVNVTVSPGDVLGVVGANGAGKSTLMRILAGELSPLDGTISRAPADAFIGWLPQEHERVAGESVAAYIARRTGCAAATAAMEAAAEKLSESDAAADAYGTALDHWLATGAADLEERLPVVLADLALDVEPDATLMTALSGGQAARVGLAALMLSRFDIVLLDEPTNDLDLVGLERLEQFVRDLRGGVVLVSHDREFLTRTVTRVLELDIAQNQTTVYGGGYQSYLEERAVARRHRREEYEEFADRKADLVARARTQREWSSQGVRNAMRKAPDNDKNRRRAQTESSEKQAQKVRQMESRIARLEEVEEPRKEWSLQFSIGAAPRSSSVVATLDDAAVRQGDFLFGPVSLQVSAGDRIGITGPNGAGKSTLLRLLLGRRAPDSGRASMGASVAIGEIDQARTEFTGPGRLVDRFEQHVPDWPTADVRTLLAKFGLRADHVEREVDDLSPGERTRAGMALLQACGTNVLVLDEPTNHLDLPAIEQLEQALDGYDGTLLLVTHDRRMLQNVRLDRHWTVRDGQVSESTP; translated from the coding sequence ATGACCGCCACGCTCGTGGTCAAGGACGTGGCCGGCGGGTACGCGCACCGGACGTTGTTCGAGAACGTGAACGTGACGGTGAGCCCGGGCGATGTGCTCGGTGTCGTCGGGGCCAACGGTGCGGGCAAGAGCACCCTGATGCGGATCCTCGCGGGAGAGCTGTCGCCGTTGGACGGCACGATCAGCCGTGCCCCCGCCGACGCGTTCATCGGCTGGTTACCGCAGGAGCACGAACGTGTCGCCGGTGAGAGCGTCGCGGCCTACATCGCGCGGCGGACCGGATGCGCGGCCGCCACCGCCGCCATGGAGGCTGCGGCGGAGAAACTGTCGGAATCCGATGCCGCCGCCGATGCCTACGGCACGGCGCTGGATCACTGGCTGGCCACCGGTGCGGCCGACCTGGAGGAGCGGCTGCCGGTGGTCTTGGCGGATCTGGCATTGGACGTCGAGCCGGATGCCACACTCATGACGGCTCTCTCGGGTGGCCAGGCGGCCCGGGTCGGATTGGCGGCCCTGATGCTGTCCCGGTTCGACATCGTCCTGCTCGATGAGCCAACCAACGATCTCGACCTCGTCGGCCTGGAACGTCTCGAACAGTTCGTGCGGGATCTGCGTGGCGGGGTCGTGCTGGTCAGTCACGACCGGGAGTTCTTGACGCGCACGGTGACTCGCGTGCTGGAACTCGATATCGCGCAAAACCAGACCACGGTCTACGGCGGTGGTTATCAGAGTTATCTCGAAGAGCGCGCGGTCGCGCGCAGGCATCGCCGCGAAGAGTACGAGGAATTCGCCGACCGGAAGGCGGATCTGGTGGCGCGGGCGCGGACTCAGCGGGAGTGGTCGAGCCAGGGTGTGCGTAACGCGATGCGCAAGGCTCCGGACAACGACAAGAATCGCCGCCGGGCGCAGACGGAATCCAGTGAGAAGCAGGCGCAGAAGGTCCGGCAGATGGAGAGCCGGATCGCCCGCCTGGAAGAGGTCGAGGAGCCGCGCAAGGAGTGGTCGCTGCAGTTCAGCATCGGTGCGGCGCCGCGTTCCAGCTCGGTGGTGGCGACGCTGGACGATGCCGCTGTGCGGCAGGGTGATTTCCTGTTCGGTCCGGTATCGCTTCAGGTCAGTGCGGGCGATCGAATCGGGATCACGGGTCCCAACGGCGCGGGAAAGTCGACGCTACTGCGATTACTGCTCGGTCGCCGAGCACCCGACAGCGGACGGGCCAGCATGGGTGCCAGCGTGGCGATCGGCGAGATCGACCAAGCCCGAACCGAATTCACCGGTCCCGGGCGGCTGGTCGACCGCTTCGAGCAGCACGTGCCGGATTGGCCCACCGCCGATGTGCGCACGCTGTTGGCCAAGTTCGGCCTGCGGGCCGACCATGTCGAGCGCGAGGTGGACGACCTCTCGCCAGGTGAGCGGACGCGCGCCGGGATGGCGCTGCTCCAGGCCTGCGGTACCAACGTGCTGGTGCTCGACGAACCGACGAACCATCTCGACCTGCCCGCCATCGAGCAGCTGGAGCAGGCGCTCGACGGGTATGACGGGACGTTGCTGCTGGTCACCCACGACAGGCGCATGTTGCAGAATGTCCGCCTCGATCGGCACTGGACGGTCCGCGACGGGCAGGTCAGTGAGTCGACACCGTGA
- a CDS encoding zinc-ribbon domain-containing protein, producing the protein MLFIFGFGTKQKLLGEAGVRTCPRCHNTTAWSRVRRYRQFTLFFVPIARWGRTQFETCGICGANVPA; encoded by the coding sequence GTGCTCTTCATCTTCGGCTTCGGCACCAAACAGAAGCTGCTCGGCGAGGCCGGCGTCCGGACCTGCCCGCGCTGTCACAACACCACGGCATGGTCGCGGGTACGTCGGTACCGGCAATTCACCCTGTTCTTCGTCCCGATCGCGCGCTGGGGGCGCACGCAGTTCGAGACCTGCGGCATCTGCGGCGCGAATGTGCCCGCATGA
- a CDS encoding fused (3R)-hydroxyacyl-ACP dehydratase subunits HadA/HadB gives MTAAAEASTLQERVGHYYQMDGTYLVGREKIREFARAVQDKHPAHWDLDAARALGYPGLVAPMTFTSTPAMACNQRMFEQIVVGYDMYLQTEEVFEQHRPIVEGDELTIDVELTSVRHVAGRDLITVTNTFTDTAGEVVHTLHTTVMGIGAEEVDPAIRPAVQGVMMHGINMLGAEDSEAPYHKEVRPGGTVTVADGSKRRPTSRSFADVTVGDALPTQQARLSRGDLVNYAGVSGDANPLHWDQNIAKLAGQDDVLAHGMLTMGLGNSFGSAWSGDPGAATRYAVRLSQPAIVPAVGTEIEFTGKIKSLDPETRSGVVVVGAKSGGRKIFGLATLNVRFS, from the coding sequence ATGACCGCAGCAGCAGAAGCGTCGACACTTCAAGAACGGGTCGGCCACTACTACCAGATGGACGGTACCTACCTGGTGGGTCGGGAGAAGATCCGCGAGTTCGCACGCGCGGTGCAGGACAAGCACCCGGCGCACTGGGACCTGGACGCGGCCCGCGCACTCGGCTACCCAGGCCTGGTCGCGCCGATGACCTTCACATCCACTCCCGCCATGGCCTGCAACCAGCGCATGTTCGAGCAGATCGTGGTCGGCTACGACATGTACCTGCAGACCGAGGAGGTCTTCGAGCAGCACCGCCCGATCGTCGAAGGTGACGAGCTGACCATCGATGTCGAGCTGACCTCGGTGCGCCACGTCGCGGGCCGTGACCTCATCACCGTCACCAACACCTTCACCGACACCGCGGGCGAGGTGGTGCACACCCTGCACACCACGGTCATGGGTATCGGCGCCGAAGAGGTCGACCCGGCGATCCGGCCCGCGGTGCAGGGCGTGATGATGCACGGCATCAACATGCTCGGCGCCGAGGACTCCGAAGCGCCGTACCACAAGGAGGTCCGGCCGGGGGGCACCGTGACCGTCGCCGACGGCAGCAAGCGCAGGCCCACATCGCGATCGTTCGCCGATGTGACTGTCGGCGACGCCTTGCCGACACAGCAGGCGCGACTGTCACGAGGTGACCTGGTCAACTACGCCGGTGTGTCCGGTGATGCCAACCCACTGCACTGGGACCAGAACATCGCCAAGCTCGCCGGGCAGGACGACGTGCTGGCCCACGGGATGCTCACGATGGGCCTGGGCAACAGCTTCGGTTCGGCATGGTCCGGCGACCCGGGCGCGGCGACCCGTTACGCGGTCCGGCTCTCCCAGCCCGCGATCGTTCCCGCCGTCGGCACCGAGATCGAGTTCACCGGGAAGATCAAATCGCTGGACCCCGAGACGCGCAGTGGCGTGGTCGTGGTCGGGGCCAAGTCCGGCGGGCGCAAGATCTTCGGTTTGGCGACGCTCAACGTCCGGTTCAGCTGA
- the ilvA gene encoding threonine ammonia-lyase → MDPALVTLDQITAAAELLAPVIRETPVIASRVLSERTDRQVWLKCENLQRTGSFKPRGAYNRIANLDGEQRARGVVAASAGNHAQGVAWAATELGIESTVFMPENAALPKVVATKAYGGRVHLVGATLADALDAAAEFATETGAVLIHPFDHLDIVAGQASVGLEILRQIPDVATILVPTGGGGLVAGIAAAMHHLAPRVRVIGVQAAGAAAWPISLGRGEPVRVQSMSTMADGIAVPLPGQVPFTHVRELVDSVVTVSEEALSGALLLCLERAKLLVEPAGAAAVAALMTGTTAVDGPVCAVLSGGNIDPLVLTHVMNHGLRAAGRYLVVKAVIPDRPGGLSGLLSVVSASGASVLDVVHRRTAPTLGLDEVEVMLTVETRGTAHREAVLAALAEAGVRAGVDEH, encoded by the coding sequence GTGGATCCGGCGCTGGTAACTCTCGATCAGATCACCGCGGCCGCCGAGCTGTTGGCCCCGGTGATCCGGGAGACCCCGGTCATCGCATCGCGGGTGCTGTCCGAACGTACCGACCGGCAGGTGTGGCTGAAATGCGAGAACCTGCAGAGGACCGGCTCGTTCAAGCCCCGCGGTGCCTACAACCGCATCGCGAATCTCGATGGTGAGCAACGCGCCCGCGGTGTGGTGGCGGCCAGCGCGGGCAACCACGCGCAAGGGGTGGCCTGGGCGGCAACGGAGTTGGGCATCGAATCGACGGTGTTCATGCCCGAGAACGCGGCGTTGCCGAAGGTGGTCGCCACCAAGGCCTACGGTGGTCGGGTCCACCTGGTCGGGGCAACCCTGGCCGACGCCCTCGACGCCGCGGCCGAGTTCGCCACCGAGACCGGGGCGGTGCTGATCCACCCCTTCGACCATCTCGACATCGTCGCGGGACAGGCCAGTGTCGGACTCGAGATACTGCGCCAGATCCCGGACGTGGCAACCATTCTGGTGCCGACCGGCGGCGGCGGTCTGGTGGCGGGCATCGCCGCGGCGATGCACCATCTGGCACCGCGGGTCCGTGTCATCGGCGTACAGGCCGCCGGTGCGGCGGCCTGGCCGATATCGCTGGGGCGCGGTGAGCCGGTTCGGGTGCAGTCGATGTCGACGATGGCCGACGGGATCGCGGTCCCCTTGCCGGGGCAGGTGCCCTTCACCCATGTGCGCGAACTCGTCGACTCGGTGGTGACGGTGTCCGAGGAGGCGCTGTCCGGTGCACTGCTGCTGTGCCTCGAGCGTGCCAAGCTGCTGGTCGAGCCCGCCGGAGCCGCCGCGGTCGCCGCGCTGATGACCGGCACAACGGCGGTCGACGGTCCGGTGTGCGCCGTGCTCTCCGGCGGCAATATCGATCCACTGGTCCTGACCCATGTGATGAACCACGGGCTGCGGGCGGCCGGTCGGTATCTGGTCGTCAAGGCGGTGATCCCCGACCGGCCGGGTGGGCTCAGCGGATTACTGAGTGTCGTCAGCGCCAGTGGGGCCAGCGTGCTCGATGTCGTCCATCGCCGCACGGCGCCGACGCTGGGGCTCGACGAGGTGGAGGTGATGCTGACCGTGGAAACCCGGGGCACTGCTCATCGTGAAGCCGTGCTGGCCGCACTCGCCGAGGCCGGCGTGCGGGCCGGCGTCGACGAGCACTGA
- a CDS encoding heme-binding protein → MLLNARRAVVGILGAGAVTGAALLGAAPSAFAEPVPPPNCTAADLAGVQSGVSAATSAYLFTRPQVNEFFTSLHGLPHDQIEQKVNDYFNANPQIGAELKNIRKPLQDVRLRCGDVDSDGDVDIL, encoded by the coding sequence ATGTTGCTCAATGCCCGTCGTGCGGTAGTCGGAATCTTGGGAGCCGGCGCAGTCACCGGCGCGGCGCTGCTCGGTGCCGCCCCTTCGGCATTCGCCGAGCCCGTCCCGCCGCCGAACTGCACGGCAGCCGACCTTGCGGGCGTGCAATCCGGTGTGTCGGCGGCGACGTCGGCCTACCTGTTCACCCGCCCCCAGGTGAACGAATTCTTCACCAGCCTGCACGGTCTGCCGCACGACCAGATCGAGCAGAAGGTCAACGATTACTTCAATGCCAACCCGCAGATCGGCGCGGAGCTCAAGAACATTCGCAAGCCGTTGCAGGACGTCCGCCTTCGTTGCGGCGATGTCGACAGCGACGGGGACGTCGACATCCTCTGA
- a CDS encoding MFS transporter, which produces MTVDTRAAVDTPPGPPVPGARSGPVVGALAFAGMTAAFTQTILIPIQGELPQLLDASSGQTAWVITITLLVAAICTPISGKLGDMYGKRRIALSLLGVLMFGSVVAALSSTVVPLIVGRGLQGVGMGVIPLGIAILRDTLPAERLGSGIALVSATLGVGGALGLPISAFVTEHFDWHVLFWLAAGLGAIAFTLMWTLVPASGIRAGGRVDGIGILGLAIGLSGVLLAISQGNQWGWTSPSTLGSMVGGLIVLLIWGWLELRVREPLVDLRVSARAPVLLTNLASIAMGFALFSSQIAFPQLLELPVEAGGLGMPLLQASLYLMPAGLAMLAMSPISGRLIALWGPKPLLIAGAAIMGSGYVVAVLADLHAGHILVINILIGIGIGLGYAAMPTLIMRAVPASETGAANGLNTLMRSLGTATAAAVIAAVLTRSAEVVQGVPVPSATGFHAAFLFGLGAAALCTVIAVFIPRSRPVTDE; this is translated from the coding sequence ATGACAGTCGATACCCGGGCAGCTGTGGACACCCCGCCCGGTCCGCCGGTGCCCGGTGCGCGCAGCGGGCCGGTTGTCGGGGCGCTGGCCTTTGCCGGGATGACGGCGGCCTTCACCCAGACCATCCTCATCCCGATCCAGGGTGAGTTGCCCCAGCTGCTCGACGCGTCCAGCGGCCAGACCGCGTGGGTCATCACCATCACCCTGCTGGTCGCCGCCATCTGCACGCCGATCTCCGGGAAGCTCGGCGATATGTACGGCAAGCGCCGCATCGCGCTGAGCCTGCTCGGTGTCCTGATGTTCGGTTCGGTCGTCGCTGCGCTGTCCTCGACGGTGGTCCCGCTGATCGTCGGTAGGGGTTTGCAGGGTGTCGGCATGGGTGTCATCCCGCTCGGTATCGCCATCCTGCGCGATACCCTCCCGGCCGAGCGGCTCGGCTCGGGCATTGCCCTGGTCAGCGCCACACTCGGCGTCGGCGGGGCGCTCGGGCTGCCGATCAGTGCATTCGTCACCGAGCACTTCGACTGGCATGTGCTGTTCTGGCTCGCCGCAGGCCTCGGCGCCATCGCCTTCACCCTGATGTGGACTCTGGTGCCCGCGAGCGGGATACGAGCAGGTGGCCGCGTCGACGGGATCGGCATCCTCGGGTTGGCGATCGGGCTGTCCGGTGTACTGCTTGCCATCTCTCAGGGCAACCAGTGGGGCTGGACATCGCCATCGACCCTGGGGTCCATGGTCGGCGGGCTGATCGTCCTGCTGATCTGGGGATGGCTGGAGCTGCGTGTCCGGGAGCCGCTGGTGGATCTGCGGGTCAGCGCCCGCGCCCCGGTCCTGCTGACCAACCTGGCCTCGATCGCCATGGGCTTTGCGCTGTTCTCATCGCAGATCGCCTTTCCCCAACTCCTTGAGTTGCCGGTCGAAGCGGGCGGGCTGGGCATGCCGCTTCTGCAGGCGAGCCTGTATCTGATGCCGGCCGGTCTCGCGATGCTGGCGATGTCCCCGATCTCGGGTCGGCTGATCGCGCTGTGGGGACCCAAGCCGCTGCTGATCGCCGGCGCGGCGATCATGGGTTCCGGTTATGTGGTGGCGGTGCTCGCCGATCTGCATGCCGGACACATCCTCGTCATCAACATCCTCATCGGCATCGGAATTGGGCTCGGTTATGCCGCCATGCCGACGCTGATCATGCGGGCGGTCCCGGCATCGGAAACAGGTGCTGCCAACGGGCTCAACACCCTGATGCGTTCGCTCGGCACGGCTACCGCCGCCGCGGTGATCGCCGCGGTGCTCACCCGATCGGCGGAAGTGGTGCAGGGCGTGCCGGTTCCGAGCGCCACGGGATTCCACGCGGCCTTCCTCTTCGGCCTCGGTGCCGCCGCGCTGTGCACGGTGATCGCGGTTTTCATCCCGCGCTCCCGGCCGGTCACCGATGAATGA
- a CDS encoding TetR family transcriptional regulator produces MAAGVRERARLALRTEIAQAMSELFARRGFDAVTVEEAAGEVGISRATFFRYFGSKEDAVLAAIEASSIDYVAALQDLPARTGETPWQLIQRAFTEALTHIDEHSELERSRVQMINATVSLRTRMAQRRFAYEDALTPVLAARIDRPEAARPVIAAALACLDLAWRRWAAGKARTMAESVDTVFAHLGSAP; encoded by the coding sequence ATGGCCGCCGGAGTACGGGAGCGCGCACGGCTAGCCCTGCGCACCGAGATCGCGCAGGCGATGAGCGAGCTGTTCGCCCGTCGCGGCTTCGACGCGGTGACGGTCGAAGAGGCCGCCGGCGAGGTCGGCATCTCCAGGGCCACCTTCTTCCGGTACTTCGGGTCCAAGGAGGACGCCGTCCTGGCGGCCATCGAGGCGTCCTCGATCGACTACGTCGCCGCCTTGCAGGATCTCCCCGCCAGGACCGGCGAAACCCCATGGCAGCTGATACAGCGGGCCTTCACCGAGGCGCTGACCCATATCGACGAGCACTCCGAGCTGGAGCGCTCGCGGGTGCAGATGATCAACGCCACCGTGTCACTGCGCACCAGGATGGCGCAGCGTCGTTTCGCCTACGAGGACGCGCTCACCCCGGTGCTGGCCGCCCGTATCGACAGGCCAGAGGCGGCCCGGCCGGTCATCGCTGCCGCCCTGGCCTGCCTCGATCTCGCATGGCGTCGGTGGGCGGCCGGTAAGGCGCGCACCATGGCCGAATCCGTCGACACGGTGTTCGCCCACCTCGGCTCGGCACCGTAG
- a CDS encoding cation:proton antiporter family protein, with product MTTVAIYLVVTFGLGGLAMAFRLPPLVGFLAAGFVINALDVEHIPQLEILADLGVTLLLFAIGLKLDVRILLRREVWLTTSVHMLISVVFGGAALWLAAVAGMSMLTGQSLQTIALLAFALSFSSTVFVVKVLEERGESHALYGRVAIGILVMQDIVAVVFLTATSGHLPSPWALALVGLWPLTRVLRKIWTRLGHGEMQSLFGIVMAFVPGYALFSAVGLKGDLGALIIGVLLASHSASSELARSLFHIKELLLVGFFVSIGLTGLPDLPTIGVAMLMVLLLPFKAGWYVALLSLMRLRHRTSLLAGLSLMNYSEFGLIVVSVGVSAGMLAPAWLVEMSIAVALSFVVSALVNGRGHLMVEKIAARLPAQDEQKLQPEERPVDAGDAEVVVIGMGRVGFAAYQRLTDHYGLRVVGVDYDGRRIQRLAEDGLRVVEGDATDLDFWHRLRHSESARIAILAMPRHGANVTALDCLRESGFSGTVAAVARYDDEVAWAKEQGVEIAFNVYAGAGLELADQVGGGPVPATVDPDLDPEPEAVEDPNPR from the coding sequence ATGACGACTGTCGCCATCTACCTCGTCGTGACGTTCGGGCTGGGCGGACTCGCCATGGCCTTCCGGCTTCCCCCGCTGGTCGGATTCCTGGCAGCCGGTTTCGTCATCAATGCCCTCGACGTGGAGCACATTCCGCAGTTGGAGATCCTGGCCGATCTGGGCGTCACCCTGCTGCTGTTCGCCATCGGGCTGAAACTCGACGTGCGGATCCTGCTCCGCCGCGAGGTATGGCTGACGACTTCGGTTCACATGCTGATCAGCGTCGTGTTCGGCGGTGCCGCACTTTGGCTGGCGGCCGTGGCCGGGATGTCCATGCTGACCGGGCAGAGCCTGCAGACCATCGCGCTACTCGCCTTCGCACTGTCCTTCTCCAGCACGGTCTTCGTGGTGAAGGTGCTGGAGGAGCGCGGGGAGTCGCACGCGCTGTACGGCCGCGTCGCGATCGGCATCCTGGTCATGCAGGACATCGTCGCGGTGGTGTTCCTGACCGCGACCAGTGGACACCTGCCCAGCCCGTGGGCCTTGGCACTGGTCGGCCTGTGGCCGCTGACGCGGGTGCTGCGCAAGATCTGGACCCGGCTCGGGCACGGCGAGATGCAGTCGCTGTTCGGCATCGTGATGGCCTTCGTCCCTGGCTACGCCCTGTTCTCGGCCGTCGGCCTCAAGGGTGACCTGGGTGCGTTGATCATCGGCGTCCTGCTGGCATCGCATTCGGCATCCTCGGAACTGGCCCGTTCGCTGTTCCACATCAAGGAACTGCTGCTGGTCGGCTTCTTCGTGTCGATCGGGCTGACCGGACTGCCCGATCTCCCGACAATCGGCGTGGCGATGCTCATGGTGCTGCTGCTGCCCTTCAAGGCAGGGTGGTACGTCGCCCTGCTGTCGCTGATGCGGCTGCGGCACCGCACCTCGCTGCTGGCCGGGCTCAGTCTGATGAACTACTCCGAGTTCGGGCTCATCGTGGTGTCGGTCGGCGTCTCGGCCGGCATGCTGGCGCCCGCCTGGCTCGTGGAGATGTCCATCGCGGTGGCGCTGAGCTTCGTGGTCTCGGCCTTGGTGAACGGTCGCGGACACCTGATGGTGGAGAAGATCGCCGCCCGGCTGCCCGCCCAGGACGAACAGAAACTGCAGCCCGAGGAGCGCCCGGTCGATGCCGGTGATGCCGAGGTCGTGGTGATCGGCATGGGCCGCGTCGGATTCGCCGCCTATCAACGCCTTACCGATCACTACGGCTTGCGGGTGGTCGGAGTCGACTACGACGGGCGCCGCATCCAGCGGCTCGCCGAGGACGGGCTGCGGGTCGTCGAGGGTGATGCCACCGACCTGGACTTCTGGCACCGGCTGCGGCATTCGGAATCGGCGCGCATCGCCATCCTGGCCATGCCTCGGCACGGCGCCAACGTCACCGCACTCGACTGCCTCCGCGAGTCCGGTTTCAGCGGCACCGTTGCCGCGGTGGCCCGCTACGACGACGAGGTGGCGTGGGCCAAGGAGCAGGGCGTCGAGATCGCCTTCAACGTCTACGCCGGCGCCGGACTGGAGCTGGCCGATCAGGTGGGTGGTGGCCCCGTTCCAGCGACGGTCGATCCAGATCTCGACCCCGAACCCGAAGCCGTCGAGGACCCGAATCCGCGCTGA
- a CDS encoding heme-binding protein, whose protein sequence is MLNATRRFVIGALGAAAIAGVVAAPPAIAEPPQAPDHCTAADLAGIAAGVSASTSAYLFTHQQANEFFTSLHPLPDNQKQAKVDAFFAANPQMAAELKGIRKPLQEAKIRCGDTNGDGVVDIL, encoded by the coding sequence ATGTTGAATGCCACGCGCCGGTTTGTGATCGGAGCCTTGGGTGCTGCCGCCATTGCTGGTGTGGTGGCAGCCCCGCCGGCAATCGCCGAGCCTCCGCAGGCACCCGACCACTGCACCGCGGCGGACCTCGCCGGCATCGCGGCCGGGGTGTCTGCTTCGACTTCGGCCTACCTGTTCACCCACCAACAGGCCAACGAGTTCTTCACCAGTCTGCATCCATTGCCCGATAATCAGAAGCAGGCAAAGGTCGATGCCTTCTTCGCCGCGAACCCACAGATGGCTGCTGAGCTCAAAGGGATACGTAAACCACTGCAGGAAGCAAAGATTCGATGCGGAGATACCAACGGTGACGGTGTCGTGGATATTCTCTAG